In uncultured Bacteroides sp., the following proteins share a genomic window:
- the rpsE gene encoding 30S ribosomal protein S5, producing the protein MAGISNRYKISSDIELKDRLVAINRVTKVTKGGRTFSFSAIVVVGNEDGVIGWGLGKAGEVTAAIAKGVEAAKKNLIKVPVLKGTVPHEQTARFGGAEVFIKPASHGTGVVAGGAMRAVLESVGVTDVLAKSKGSSNPHNLVKATIIALGEMRDARTVAQNRGISMEKVFRG; encoded by the coding sequence ATGGCAGGAATAAGTAATCGATATAAAATATCTAGTGATATAGAGCTTAAAGACAGATTAGTTGCTATTAACCGCGTTACTAAAGTAACAAAGGGTGGTAGAACTTTTAGTTTTTCTGCAATAGTCGTTGTTGGTAACGAAGACGGTGTTATTGGTTGGGGTCTTGGTAAAGCTGGTGAAGTAACTGCGGCAATTGCTAAAGGAGTTGAAGCTGCTAAGAAGAACTTAATTAAAGTGCCTGTATTAAAAGGAACCGTTCCTCATGAACAAACTGCCAGATTTGGTGGAGCTGAGGTTTTCATCAAACCAGCTTCTCATGGTACTGGTGTAGTTGCCGGTGGTGCAATGCGTGCTGTACTTGAAAGCGTTGGTGTAACTGATGTGTTGGCAAAATCTAAAGGTTCTTCTAACCCTCATAATCTTGTTAAAGCTACAATCATTGCTTTAGGAGAGATGAGAGATGCAAGAACTGTTGCACAGAACAGAGGTATTAGTATGGAAAAAGTATTTAGAGGATAA
- the infA gene encoding translation initiation factor IF-1: MAKQSAIEQDGVIVEALSNAMFHVELENGHEITAHISGKMRMHYIKILPGDKVRVEMSPYDLSKGRIVFRYK; this comes from the coding sequence ATGGCAAAACAATCTGCAATAGAACAAGATGGAGTAATCGTTGAAGCATTGTCTAACGCGATGTTTCATGTAGAGTTAGAAAATGGACATGAGATTACTGCTCATATCTCAGGTAAAATGAGAATGCATTACATTAAAATATTACCTGGTGATAAAGTGAGAGTAGAAATGTCCCCTTATGATTTATCTAAAGGTAGAATCGTATTTAGATATAAATAA
- a CDS encoding DNA-directed RNA polymerase subunit alpha: MAILAFQKPDKVLMLEADSKFGKFEFRPLEPGFGITVGNALRRILLSSLEGYAITTIKIDGVEHEFSTVPGVKEDVTNIILNLKQVRFKQVVEEFESEKVTISVENSTEFKAGDIGKYLTGFEVLNPELVICHLDSKATMQIDITINKGRGYIPADENREYCTDVNVIPIDSIYTPIRNVKYVVENFRVEQKTDYEKLVLEITTDGSIHPKDALKEAAKILIYHFMLFSDEKITLENTDVDGNEEFDEEVLHMRQLLKTKLVDMDLSVRALNCLKAADVETLGDLVVFNKTDLLKFRNFGKKSLTELDDLLESLNLSFGTDISKYKLDKD; this comes from the coding sequence ATGGCTATATTAGCATTTCAAAAACCTGATAAAGTATTGATGTTAGAGGCAGACTCTAAATTCGGGAAATTCGAATTTCGTCCGCTGGAACCTGGTTTTGGTATTACTGTGGGTAATGCTTTGCGCCGTATTCTTCTCTCTTCATTAGAAGGTTATGCAATCACTACTATTAAAATAGATGGTGTTGAGCACGAATTTTCAACTGTTCCAGGGGTCAAGGAAGACGTAACTAACATTATTTTGAATCTGAAACAAGTAAGATTCAAGCAAGTAGTTGAAGAGTTTGAAAGTGAGAAGGTCACTATCTCTGTAGAAAATTCTACTGAATTTAAGGCAGGTGATATAGGCAAGTATTTGACTGGATTTGAAGTGTTAAATCCTGAATTAGTTATTTGCCATTTAGATTCAAAAGCTACAATGCAAATTGACATTACAATTAACAAAGGTCGCGGATATATTCCTGCTGATGAAAATCGCGAATATTGCACTGATGTGAATGTAATTCCAATTGATTCAATTTATACACCTATCCGTAATGTAAAGTACGTTGTAGAAAACTTCCGTGTTGAGCAGAAGACTGACTATGAGAAATTAGTACTTGAAATTACAACAGATGGTTCTATTCACCCAAAAGATGCACTTAAAGAAGCTGCAAAGATTCTTATTTATCACTTTATGCTGTTCTCTGATGAAAAGATTACTCTTGAAAATACAGATGTTGACGGTAATGAAGAGTTTGATGAAGAAGTATTGCACATGCGTCAATTATTGAAAACTAAGCTTGTTGATATGGACTTATCAGTTCGTGCTCTCAACTGCTTGAAGGCTGCTGATGTTGAAACATTAGGAGATCTTGTAGTATTCAATAAGACTGATCTTCTTAAGTTCAGAAACTTTGGTAAGAAATCGCTTACTGAGCTTGATGATTTGCTCGAAAGTCTGAATCTGTCGTTTGGAACCGATATTTCTAAATATAAATTAGATAAAGATTAA
- the rpsK gene encoding 30S ribosomal protein S11, translating to MAKKTVAAKKRNVKVDANGQLHVHSSFNNIIVSLANSEGQIISWSSAGKMGFRGSKKNTPYAAQMAAQDCAKVAFDLGLRKVKAYVKGPGNGRESAIRTIHGAGIEVTEIVDVTPLPHNGCRPPKRRRV from the coding sequence ATGGCAAAAAAAACAGTCGCAGCTAAGAAGAGAAATGTAAAGGTTGATGCTAATGGACAATTACATGTTCATTCATCATTCAACAACATTATTGTTTCTTTAGCAAATAGTGAAGGTCAAATTATCTCTTGGTCTTCAGCAGGTAAGATGGGATTTAGAGGTTCTAAAAAGAACACTCCTTATGCAGCACAGATGGCTGCACAGGATTGTGCAAAGGTTGCATTCGATCTTGGTTTGAGAAAAGTTAAGGCTTATGTTAAAGGACCAGGAAACGGACGTGAGTCAGCAATCAGAACTATTCACGGAGCCGGTATTGAAGTTACTGAAATTGTAGACGTAACCCCACTTCCACACAATGGTTGTCGTCCTCCAAAAAGAAGGAGAGTCTAA
- the rpsM gene encoding 30S ribosomal protein S13 — MAIRIVGVDLPQNKRGEIALTYVYGIGRSSSAKILDKAGVDRDLKVKDWSDDQAAKIREIIGAEFKVEGDLRSEVQLNIKRLMDIGCYRGVRHRIGLPVRGQHTKNNARTRKGRKKTVANKKKATK, encoded by the coding sequence ATGGCTATAAGAATAGTTGGTGTAGATTTACCTCAAAATAAAAGAGGTGAGATAGCGTTGACCTATGTATATGGAATAGGTCGTAGTAGTTCAGCAAAGATTTTAGATAAAGCTGGTGTAGACAGAGATCTTAAAGTAAAAGATTGGAGTGATGATCAGGCTGCTAAAATCCGTGAAATCATTGGAGCTGAATTTAAAGTAGAAGGAGATCTTCGTTCTGAAGTTCAACTAAACATTAAGCGATTAATGGATATTGGTTGTTACCGTGGTGTACGTCACCGTATTGGTTTACCTGTAAGAGGTCAACATACTAAGAACAATGCACGTACACGTAAGGGTAGAAAGAAAACAGTTGCAAATAAGAAAAAAGCTACTAAATAA
- a CDS encoding ATP-binding protein → MKIKTKLTYGLGMLFAMIVLLGVLSLSYINKLNNETQKIYTNNNYSLSYCRNMLIVLDNVHSSKSAFQVFMSNLQKQQKNLTEVNEKETTDRLTFHFEEFKNKMNEQNLQKVRSDIYVIMNLNMASIYHKSELAKQTASNALLWIYMVFATCVFFALAILFRFPHSIIKPIRELTGGIMEIANHNYDKRLNFEPTSEFGEVSTSFNKMAERLNEYRASTLSDLIANKKYIEAIVNSITEPIIGLNNEKEILFINDEALNILNLKRENVIRKSAAELSLKNDLLRRLIRELVNPGEKKEPLKIYADNKESYFQANYIPIRVVETGEALPQSIGDVILLKNITEFKELDTAKTTFLSTISHELKTPISAIMMSLQLLEDKRIGELNEEQESLSQSIKDNSERLLNITGELLKVTQVETGKLQLMPKITKPIELIDYAIKATHVLAEKFGCHIEVEYPEKIAKLFVDSEKIAWVLTNLLSNAIHYSKENSRIIIGAKQIGDVVEMFVQDFGKGIDPRYHQSIFDRYFRVPGTKVQGSGLGLSISKDFIEAHDGTLTVESEIGKGSKFIIRFNVR, encoded by the coding sequence ATGAAAATAAAGACTAAACTCACTTACGGCTTAGGTATGCTCTTTGCCATGATTGTTCTACTAGGCGTGCTTTCGTTGAGTTACATTAATAAGCTGAACAATGAAACTCAGAAAATCTATACGAATAATAATTATTCGCTGAGCTATTGCAGGAACATGCTCATTGTTCTTGATAATGTACATAGCAGCAAGAGTGCCTTTCAGGTTTTTATGTCCAACTTGCAAAAGCAGCAGAAGAATCTGACGGAAGTGAATGAGAAGGAAACCACGGATAGGTTGACTTTCCACTTTGAGGAGTTCAAAAATAAGATGAATGAACAGAATCTTCAGAAAGTTCGTTCTGACATCTATGTTATTATGAATCTGAATATGGCTTCCATCTATCATAAAAGTGAATTGGCAAAACAGACTGCAAGCAATGCTTTGCTATGGATTTATATGGTATTTGCCACTTGCGTATTCTTTGCGCTCGCTATATTATTCCGTTTTCCTCATTCAATAATAAAGCCAATAAGAGAGTTGACGGGAGGAATTATGGAGATTGCGAATCATAATTATGATAAAAGGCTCAATTTTGAACCAACAAGTGAATTTGGTGAGGTTTCCACATCGTTTAACAAAATGGCTGAACGGTTAAATGAATACCGGGCAAGCACTCTTTCTGATTTAATTGCAAACAAGAAATATATTGAAGCGATTGTAAACAGCATCACTGAACCTATAATCGGACTGAATAATGAAAAGGAAATACTGTTTATCAACGATGAAGCACTGAATATCCTTAATCTGAAGCGGGAAAATGTGATCAGGAAATCGGCTGCTGAGCTTTCTCTGAAAAATGATTTGCTCCGTAGGTTAATAAGGGAACTGGTGAATCCGGGAGAGAAGAAAGAACCACTTAAAATCTATGCTGACAATAAAGAAAGCTATTTTCAGGCTAATTATATCCCAATCCGGGTTGTTGAAACAGGTGAAGCCCTGCCCCAGAGCATTGGTGACGTGATTCTTTTAAAGAATATCACAGAGTTTAAGGAATTAGACACTGCAAAAACAACTTTTCTGTCTACGATTTCTCATGAATTAAAGACTCCGATCTCTGCTATAATGATGAGTTTGCAGTTATTAGAAGACAAGCGGATAGGCGAACTGAATGAAGAACAGGAATCTCTTTCTCAAAGCATAAAGGATAACAGTGAACGCCTGCTCAACATCACGGGAGAGTTGCTGAAAGTCACTCAGGTAGAAACCGGCAAACTGCAATTAATGCCGAAGATAACTAAACCAATTGAATTGATTGACTATGCAATTAAAGCTACTCACGTGCTGGCCGAAAAGTTTGGATGTCACATTGAGGTTGAGTATCCTGAAAAAATTGCTAAACTGTTTGTGGATAGTGAAAAGATTGCATGGGTGCTCACAAATTTATTGAGTAATGCCATTCACTATTCTAAAGAAAACTCAAGGATTATTATTGGTGCAAAACAAATTGGCGATGTAGTTGAAATGTTTGTGCAGGACTTTGGCAAAGGTATTGACCCGCGTTATCATCAAAGTATCTTCGACAGATATTTCCGGGTACCGGGCACCAAAGTGCAAGGCAGTGGACTAGGACTTTCAATCTCAAAAGATTTTATTGAAGCCCATGACGGTACATTGACTGTAGAAAGTGAAATAGGTAAAGGAAGTAAGTTTATTATCCGATTCAACGTGAGATAA
- the rplO gene encoding 50S ribosomal protein L15: protein MNLSNLKPAEGSTKTRKRVGRGSGSGLGGTSTRGHKGAKSRSGYSRKIGFEGGQMPLQRRVPKFGFKNINRVEYKAINLDTLQNLAEAKNLTKVGISDFIEAGFISSNQLVKILGNGSLTNKLDVEANAFSKSAVAAIESLGGNAVKL, encoded by the coding sequence ATGAACTTAAGTAATTTAAAACCTGCAGAAGGATCCACCAAAACAAGAAAAAGAGTCGGTCGTGGCTCTGGTTCAGGCTTAGGAGGTACTTCTACAAGAGGTCACAAAGGAGCAAAATCAAGATCTGGATATTCAAGAAAGATCGGTTTTGAAGGTGGACAGATGCCTCTCCAACGTCGTGTTCCTAAATTTGGTTTTAAGAATATAAATAGAGTGGAATATAAAGCCATAAACCTTGATACTTTGCAAAATTTAGCAGAAGCTAAAAACTTGACAAAGGTTGGGATCAGTGACTTTATTGAAGCTGGATTTATTTCTTCAAATCAATTGGTGAAGATTTTAGGTAATGGTAGCTTAACTAATAAACTTGATGTTGAAGCTAATGCTTTCTCAAAAAGTGCAGTTGCTGCGATTGAGTCTTTAGGTGGAAATGCTGTAAAACTCTGA
- the rpmD gene encoding 50S ribosomal protein L30 has protein sequence MSTIKIKQVKSRIGAPADQKRTLDALGLRKLNRVVEHEETPSILGMVQKVKHLVTIIK, from the coding sequence ATGTCAACTATAAAGATCAAACAAGTTAAAAGTAGAATTGGTGCTCCAGCTGATCAAAAACGAACATTGGACGCATTAGGACTTCGTAAATTGAATCGTGTGGTTGAGCACGAAGAGACTCCTTCAATTCTTGGTATGGTACAAAAAGTTAAGCACTTAGTTACCATTATTAAGTAA
- the rpsD gene encoding 30S ribosomal protein S4: MARYTGPKSRIARKFGEGIFGPDKVLSKKNYPPGQHGNSRKRKTSEYGIQLREKQKAKYTYGVLEKQFRNLFERAESAKGITGEILVQQLELRLDNIVFRLGIGNTRAAARQLVSHRHITVDGKVVNIPSYSVKPGQVIGVRERSKSMEVIANSLAGFNHSKYPWLEWEDTAKVGKLLHVPERADIPENIKEQLIVELYSK, translated from the coding sequence ATGGCTAGATATACAGGTCCTAAATCAAGAATTGCACGTAAATTTGGTGAAGGTATCTTCGGTCCTGATAAAGTATTATCAAAGAAGAACTACCCTCCTGGACAACACGGAAATTCTAGAAAAAGAAAAACTTCAGAATATGGTATTCAACTTCGCGAAAAGCAAAAAGCGAAATATACTTATGGAGTTTTAGAAAAACAATTCCGTAATCTATTTGAAAGAGCTGAAAGTGCTAAAGGTATTACCGGTGAAATTCTTGTTCAACAATTGGAACTTCGTCTTGATAATATTGTATTCCGTTTAGGTATCGGAAATACACGTGCAGCAGCTCGTCAGTTGGTAAGTCACAGACACATCACTGTTGATGGGAAAGTAGTTAACATTCCTTCTTATTCAGTTAAACCAGGACAAGTAATAGGTGTACGCGAAAGATCTAAATCTATGGAAGTGATTGCAAATTCACTTGCAGGTTTTAATCACAGCAAATACCCTTGGTTAGAATGGGAAGATACTGCAAAGGTTGGCAAATTATTGCATGTTCCTGAAAGAGCAGACATCCCTGAAAATATTAAAGAGCAGTTGATTGTAGAGTTGTATTCTAAATAA
- the rpmJ gene encoding 50S ribosomal protein L36: protein MKVRASLKKRTPECKIVRRNGCLYVINKKNPKYKQRQG, encoded by the coding sequence ATGAAAGTAAGAGCATCATTAAAAAAACGTACGCCGGAATGCAAAATCGTTAGACGTAATGGCTGTTTGTATGTTATTAACAAGAAAAATCCTAAGTATAAACAACGTCAAGGATAA
- the map gene encoding type I methionyl aminopeptidase, with translation MIFLKTEEEIELLRASNLLVAKTLAEVAKLIKPGVTTRELDKVAEEFIRDNGAVPTFKGFPNQYGDPFPSALCTSVNDQVVHGIPNDNPLNDGDIVSIDCGTFMNGFCGDSAYTFCVGDVDPEVRKLLKVTKDSLYIGIQNAVAGKRLGDIGYAIQQYCESNSFGVVREFVGHGIGKNMHEDPQVPNYGKRGYGTLLKKGLCIAIEPMITLGSREIVMERDGWTVRTRDRKAAAHFEHTIAIGPNGADILSSFDYVEQVLGDKAI, from the coding sequence ATGATATTTCTTAAGACAGAAGAGGAGATTGAATTACTACGAGCAAGTAATTTGCTCGTAGCTAAAACATTAGCAGAAGTTGCAAAGCTAATAAAACCGGGTGTTACAACCCGTGAGCTTGATAAAGTAGCTGAAGAGTTTATTAGAGATAATGGAGCTGTTCCTACTTTTAAGGGGTTCCCTAATCAATATGGTGATCCGTTTCCAAGTGCTCTTTGTACTTCTGTTAATGATCAAGTGGTACATGGTATACCTAATGATAACCCTTTGAATGATGGTGATATTGTATCAATAGACTGTGGAACATTTATGAACGGTTTTTGTGGTGATTCAGCTTATACATTTTGTGTAGGTGATGTTGATCCCGAAGTTCGTAAATTATTAAAGGTGACAAAAGACTCTCTTTATATTGGTATACAGAATGCTGTTGCCGGAAAACGTCTTGGTGATATAGGGTATGCAATACAACAATATTGCGAATCTAATTCATTCGGAGTTGTGAGAGAGTTTGTTGGTCATGGCATTGGCAAAAATATGCATGAGGATCCTCAGGTACCTAATTATGGAAAAAGAGGATATGGTACATTGCTAAAGAAAGGCTTATGTATTGCTATTGAACCAATGATCACATTAGGATCTCGTGAGATCGTTATGGAACGTGATGGCTGGACTGTAAGGACAAGAGACAGAAAAGCTGCTGCACACTTTGAACACACAATTGCTATCGGTCCAAATGGTGCAGATATACTGTCATCGTTTGATTATGTTGAACAAGTTTTAGGAGATAAAGCGATTTAA
- a CDS encoding glycine zipper domain-containing protein, which yields MKKIFIYSACAILLSGCGTMDEFTRSIFATQTGAAIGNVAGSIIGENVGGYKGSFIGSMVGTAAGAMIGASIVARSQANNEREKDYNSSPSPHLDIRDIRLQDENWNRVVDADENCVLIFEIYNDGEKAAFDVKPILKGVEGTQKLNYSRPLVIDRIKPGEGVLYKVNLSASSDVRSGDAIFEIHLEERNGFGTPREEFTIRTQEK from the coding sequence ATGAAAAAGATATTCATTTATTCAGCATGTGCCATCCTTCTATCAGGATGTGGAACGATGGACGAATTCACGAGATCCATTTTTGCAACTCAAACAGGCGCAGCCATTGGTAATGTAGCGGGCTCTATTATTGGAGAAAATGTTGGAGGATATAAAGGATCTTTTATCGGTTCAATGGTAGGAACGGCAGCCGGTGCCATGATTGGTGCAAGTATTGTGGCCAGATCACAAGCAAATAACGAAAGAGAAAAGGATTACAACTCTTCTCCGTCTCCACACCTAGACATTCGCGATATCCGTTTGCAGGATGAAAACTGGAATAGAGTAGTAGATGCCGACGAAAATTGTGTGCTTATTTTTGAGATATACAACGATGGAGAGAAAGCGGCATTCGATGTAAAACCTATACTAAAAGGAGTGGAAGGAACTCAAAAGCTGAATTATTCACGCCCGCTTGTTATTGACCGGATAAAACCCGGCGAAGGGGTGCTCTACAAAGTAAATCTTTCCGCATCCTCTGATGTGAGGAGCGGTGACGCTATTTTTGAAATTCATCTCGAGGAGAGGAATGGATTCGGAACTCCCCGGGAAGAATTTACTATCAGAACTCAGGAAAAATAA
- the secY gene encoding preprotein translocase subunit SecY, translating to MRKAIETLKNIWKIEDLRQRILITILFVTIYRFGSYVVLPGINPGMLTQLHQQTSEGLLALLNMFSGGAFSNASVFALGIMPYISASIVIQLLAIAVPYFQKLQREGESGRIKINQYTRYLTIAILLFQAPSYLMNLKAQAGPSLSPSLNWTLFMITSTIILAAGSMFILWLGERITDKGIGNGISLIIMAGIIARLPKALSQEVVSRTTDTGAGGLVMFLFEIIFLLLVIAGAILLVQGTRKVPVQYAKRIVGNKQYGGARQYIPLKVNAANVMPIIFAQAIMFIPVAIIGYSNVASASGVARALTNHTGLWYNLIFAAMIIIFTYFYTAITINPNQMAEDMKRNNGFIPGIKPGKKTAEYLDEIMSRITLPGSLFLAIVAVMPAFAGVFGVKAEFAQFFGGTSLLILVGVVLDTLQQVESHLLMRHYDGLLKSGRIKGRTGTVAAY from the coding sequence ATGAGAAAGGCTATTGAAACATTAAAAAATATATGGAAGATAGAGGATCTGAGACAACGGATCCTCATCACTATATTATTTGTAACGATTTACCGATTTGGTTCTTACGTAGTTTTGCCAGGCATTAATCCTGGAATGTTAACTCAATTGCATCAACAAACTAGTGAGGGTCTTCTTGCGTTGTTGAATATGTTCTCTGGAGGTGCATTCTCTAATGCGTCTGTATTCGCTTTGGGTATTATGCCTTATATCTCTGCTTCGATTGTTATTCAACTTTTAGCAATTGCAGTTCCTTATTTTCAGAAACTGCAACGCGAGGGAGAAAGTGGTAGAATAAAGATAAACCAATATACACGTTATTTAACGATAGCAATATTATTGTTTCAGGCTCCTTCTTATTTGATGAATTTGAAAGCACAAGCAGGTCCTTCATTGAGTCCCTCATTGAACTGGACTTTATTTATGATTACTTCTACAATCATTTTGGCTGCAGGAAGTATGTTCATTTTATGGCTTGGTGAAAGAATTACAGACAAGGGTATCGGCAATGGTATTTCTTTAATTATCATGGCTGGTATTATAGCACGTCTTCCAAAAGCTTTGTCTCAGGAAGTTGTTTCTCGTACAACAGATACAGGTGCGGGTGGTCTAGTTATGTTCTTATTTGAAATTATCTTCTTATTGTTAGTTATTGCTGGCGCTATTTTGTTAGTGCAAGGTACTAGAAAAGTTCCTGTGCAGTATGCTAAGAGAATTGTTGGTAATAAACAATATGGTGGTGCTAGACAATATATTCCTTTAAAAGTTAATGCTGCAAATGTAATGCCTATTATTTTTGCTCAAGCTATTATGTTTATTCCAGTTGCTATTATTGGATATTCAAATGTAGCTAGTGCAAGTGGTGTTGCTCGTGCTTTAACTAACCATACTGGACTTTGGTATAATTTGATTTTTGCTGCAATGATTATTATTTTTACATATTTCTATACAGCAATAACAATTAATCCTAACCAGATGGCTGAGGATATGAAGAGAAACAATGGCTTTATTCCAGGAATCAAACCTGGTAAGAAAACAGCAGAGTATCTTGATGAGATTATGTCTCGCATAACTTTACCTGGTTCTTTATTCTTGGCAATAGTTGCAGTTATGCCTGCTTTTGCAGGTGTATTTGGTGTCAAAGCTGAATTTGCTCAATTCTTTGGTGGTACTTCATTATTGATTCTGGTTGGTGTTGTGTTAGATACACTTCAACAAGTAGAGAGTCATCTTTTGATGAGACACTATGATGGATTGTTAAAATCAGGAAGAATTAAAGGACGCACAGGCACTGTTGCTGCGTATTAA
- a CDS encoding heparan-alpha-glucosaminide N-acetyltransferase domain-containing protein — MNEKLIEKHLFESTHQDVIKRINTSSMFLAIFLILAGIALLLGESQLERVSAAITLTLMILGCGLLLLGIYWMVFKSKTLVFGATGSKILKNSVSFDIHELIKLERILKSGSFSPELIPTSEKGSVRLDYLMSEDGQFVAVQLFQFSTYKYTANIPITYFRGDKAEEAFAFLKQFNLEF, encoded by the coding sequence ATGAATGAGAAATTAATAGAAAAACATCTTTTCGAATCAACACATCAAGATGTAATAAAGCGCATCAATACTTCAAGTATGTTTCTTGCCATTTTTCTCATTCTGGCTGGTATTGCTCTTCTTCTTGGAGAGAGTCAGTTAGAAAGAGTGTCGGCTGCGATAACATTAACATTAATGATTTTGGGCTGTGGCCTTTTGCTCCTGGGGATATACTGGATGGTCTTTAAATCAAAGACACTGGTGTTTGGTGCTACAGGTAGTAAGATATTAAAGAACTCGGTTTCTTTTGATATACACGAATTAATTAAATTAGAGCGGATTCTTAAGTCGGGTTCTTTCTCTCCGGAACTTATTCCTACGAGTGAAAAGGGGAGTGTACGGCTGGATTATCTAATGTCAGAAGATGGGCAGTTTGTAGCAGTTCAGTTGTTCCAGTTCTCTACTTATAAATACACCGCTAATATTCCTATTACTTATTTTAGAGGAGACAAAGCCGAGGAGGCTTTCGCCTTTCTAAAACAGTTTAACTTAGAATTCTAA
- the rplQ gene encoding 50S ribosomal protein L17: protein MRHNKKFNHLGRTASHRGAMLSNMACSLITHKRITTTVAKAKALKKFVEPLITKSKDDTTNSRRVVFSNLQDKIVVTELFKEISVKVADRPGGYTRIIKTGNRLGDNAEMCFIELVDYNENMAKEKVAKKATRTRRSKKAAEAAPADEATVVEEAPAAETAAE from the coding sequence ATGAGACATAATAAGAAATTCAATCATTTAGGTCGTACGGCTTCTCATAGAGGTGCTATGTTATCTAACATGGCGTGCTCTTTGATTACGCACAAAAGAATCACTACGACTGTTGCAAAGGCAAAAGCTTTGAAGAAATTCGTTGAGCCTTTGATTACAAAGTCTAAAGATGATACCACGAATTCTCGTCGTGTAGTTTTTAGTAACTTGCAAGATAAAATCGTTGTAACAGAATTGTTCAAGGAAATCTCTGTAAAGGTTGCTGATCGTCCAGGTGGTTATACTCGTATAATCAAAACTGGTAATCGTTTGGGAGATAATGCAGAAATGTGTTTTATCGAACTTGTTGATTACAACGAAAACATGGCTAAAGAGAAAGTTGCTAAGAAAGCTACTCGTACTCGTCGTTCAAAGAAAGCTGCTGAAGCTGCTCCTGCTGATGAAGCAACTGTTGTTGAAGAAGCTCCTGCTGCTGAAACTGCTGCTGAATAA